One genomic segment of Pempheris klunzingeri isolate RE-2024b chromosome 21, fPemKlu1.hap1, whole genome shotgun sequence includes these proteins:
- the LOC139221385 gene encoding palmdelphin-like, which produces MEEADLLKERLQAITDKRRIQENIAMKRRQIEEEKLKLQYIKKKALREQWLMDGLSQQSEEEQEAMRLQAQDEQQQSDQLQSNILRIEKEIEALETQELNISANEEVVLKRLKEVERTAEDIIKELNAEFLADLTHHVNSPVHDIPTFIPLTPAKTPPIHEPGSEEPKKASFAMEISVEHDKRTGKSQVVSTATITAETIQERGLKVYDDGRKSVYALHPDGGQICTGAVGEMTCTDVEELLHQATDKNVPTEVQYHQPVYSVPYTGTSRPSTPRTPTKTPRQTPTPSPNLKEENQRSQDLEGEKTLSKTPSPGLDQDSMSRVQRPGEETKLPHVRVPAQSNTNRHLIPQPHFEARTPRGLTNSKADVGSPNAAALVSVKARSEGMPVPTQPVYRAVDSHRPSLASHKPKVDPGASIEGSGDSDRLSPFCAESVASLNLINTLPEEFESEPITMIFMGYEKAEDEEEEDIQAELVIIGNSDDENGEDQYVKNESDEEEFLSYHPEGYKSKVFQPKVGIAKITGCRDIEDTFTNWDDLGLLKPTFIHKPGKHSSYQQGQGMDASANTGSINMEKMKLCSTGR; this is translated from the exons GACAAAAGAAGAATCCAAGAGAACATTGCCATGAAAAGGAGGCAGATTGAAGAGGAGAAATTAAAACTCCAGTACATAAAg aaGAAAGCCCTGAGGGAGCAGTGGCTTATGGATGGTCTGAGTCAGCAGtcggaggaggaacaggaggccATGAGGCTCCAGGCTCAGGAcgaacagcagcagagtgatCAGCTGCAGAGCAACATCCTCAG AATAGAGAAGGAGATTGAGGCCTTGGAAACACAGGAGCTCAACATTTCTGCCAATGAAGAAGTCGTTCTGAAGCGGTTGAAAGAGGTGGAGAGGACGGCTGAGGACATTATTAAG GAGCTAAACGCAGAGTTCCTGGCAG ATTTAACACATCATGTCAACTCGCCGGTCCATGATATCCCAACATTCATCCCACTGACACCAGCAAAAACCCCTCCTATACATGAGCCTGGTAGTGAAGAACCAAAGAAAG CATCGTTTGCAATGGAAATTAGTGTGGAGCATGACAAGAGAACAGGCAAAAGTCAGGTGGTCTCTACAGCAACCATCACTGCCGAAACCATCCAGGAGAGGGGGTTAAAGGTATACGATGATGGGCGCAAGTCTGTATATGCACTGCACCCAGACGGAGGCCAAATCTGTACTGGAGCAGTTGGAGAGATGACGTGCACAGACGTAGAAGAGCTGCTGCATCAGGCCACAGATAAGAACGTGCCCACTGAGGTGCAGTACCATCAGCCCGTCTACTCTGTGCCCTACACAGGCACCAGCAGGCCCTCAACACCCAGGACACCGACTAAAACACCCAGGCAAACCCCAACACCCAGCCCAAATCTCAAAGAGGAAAACCAGAGAAGCCAAGacctggagggagagaaaactcTAAGCAAAACACCTAGCCCTGGCCTCGATCAAGACTCCATGTCTAGAGTCCAAAGACCTGGAGAAGAAACCAAGCTGCCCCACGTCCGTGTTCCTGCACAATCCAACACCAACAGGCATCTAATTCCACAGCCTCATTTTGAAGCCAGAACTCCACGAGGACTCACCAACAGCAAGGCGGATGTGGGCAGTCCAAATGCAGCAGCTCTTGTGTCAGTCAAAGCCAGGTCTGAAGGAATGCCAGTACCCACACAGCCGGTCTACAGGGCAGTAGATAGCCATAGACCTTCACTAGCCAGCCATAAACCCAAAGTTGATCCCGGTGCCTCGATAGAAGGCTCAGGTGATTCTGATAGACTCTCACCTTTCTGTGCAGAGAGTGTCGCCTCTTTGAACCTCATCAACACCCTGCCAGAAGAGTTTGAATCAGAGCCCATCACCATGATCTTCATGGGCTATGAGAaagctgaggatgaggaggaagaagacatcCAGGCTGAGCTGGTAATCATAGGTAacagtgatgatgaaaatgGCGAGGACCaatatgttaaaaatgaaagtgaCGAAGAGGAGTTCCTCTCTTACCACCCAGAGGGGTACAAGAGCAAAGTCTTCCAACCCAAAGTGGGTATAGCCAAGATCACAGGCTGCAGAGACATTGAAGATACGTTCACTAACTGGGATGATTTAGGGCTCCTCAAGCCGACGTTCATCCACAAGCCTGGAAAACACAGTTCCTACCAACAGGGACAGGGGATGGACGCGTCTGCAAACACGGGCAGCATCAATATGGAGAAGATGAAGCTCTGTTCAACTGGAAGATAA